GGAGCATCGCCCCCGCAAATACCGCGGACAGCTTTTCCCGGCGACTCCTAAAAAGCGCTGATACTATAAGGAAGAAAAAAAACTGCATTACTGCGGAATGCGCCAACCCCCTGCCGGGCAGGGGGAAAAACATCGACAAAGGTTTGTCCAACAGGTCGGGAAGCACCGCTCCAAACAGCAGAAGCCCGGTAAAAGATATGAAAGGCGCCCTTTTCTCTATAATCTTCCCGGCGGCGTATGTGACTGAAATGTGTCCAAATATCATCGTAATATCAATGATAATACCTATCCGACTCTTTAAAACCGATAAAATCATTTGTTTTCCCGGGACTGGATGAGAAGCTGACTATAATATAGAATCAGTGAACGCCTCTTCCGGCCCTGATGCCGGAACAGGGATAACGCAGACCTCAAATGACAAACCGGCTGGGATAGATGAATATGGACAGTAAGAACCGTGTCCTTGTAGTTGACGACGATGAAGATATGCGGGCCGCCC
The Nitrospinota bacterium genome window above contains:
- a CDS encoding metal-dependent hydrolase; the encoded protein is MILSVLKSRIGIIIDITMIFGHISVTYAAGKIIEKRAPFISFTGLLLFGAVLPDLLDKPLSMFFPLPGRGLAHSAVMQFFFFLIVSALFRSRREKLSAVFAGAMLHLIEDFVPLSVLLWPFLGPFPEVIHISFTEKIMNYYFHMLAPYSLAVEALSYPVAIYFLSGRMNTSIRTEPAISETGDI